One segment of Panicum virgatum strain AP13 chromosome 1K, P.virgatum_v5, whole genome shotgun sequence DNA contains the following:
- the LOC120644368 gene encoding U-box domain-containing protein 35-like, translating into MGKYSDGKDGETGGSYPLVAVCIDKDKNSQNALKYATETLAHKGQTIVLVHVNTKGTSGGVEDAAGYKQPTDPQMKDLFLPFRCFCTRKDIQCKDVVLDDHDVAKSIVEFAAHAAIEKLVVGATARGGFVRFKAEISSTISKTAPDFCTVYVVTKGGKVNSVRQAIRQAPAVSPLRTMIQGPKPDQVHAAAQKWTPPPPSRGDVAATPMMQDNPIMSPFARSTGLGAGSARKPFPEFSLPESSDISFIGSAPRRSTERYPLCPPRLSSGSEGLDQHSFEARTPSRWGDSFGNDSTAAHSQTSTSSWCSQPTDDMEAEMKRLRLELKQTMDMYSTACKEALSAKQKAMELQRWKVEEEQRSHETRLTEESAMALIEQEKAKARAAIEAAEAAQRLADLEAQKRIGAEMKALKEAEERLRSMGMGGGARESVRYRKYTIEEIELGTDHFNEARKVGEGGYGPVYKGHLDHTPVAIKMLRPDAAQGRSQFQQEVEVLSCIRHPNMVLLLGACPEYGCLVYEYMANGSLDDCLFRRGGGPVIPWQHRFRIAAEIATGLLFLHQAKPEPLVHRDLKPGNILLDRNYVSKISDVGLARLVPPSVADSVTQCHMTSAAGTFCYIDPEYQQTGMLGVKSDVYSLGVMLLQIVTARPPMGLTHHVGRALERGTFADLLDPAVHDWPMEEAHRFAEVSLRCCELRRKDRPDLATVVLPELNRLRALGEDNMEYCNPMGGRGGMHSSSAFHSGPYSNPRHDGVSDPSLARPHHSSNGSQAAMPTRRLNYN; encoded by the exons ATGGGCAAGTACAGCGACGGGAAGGACGGCGAGACCGGCGGCAGCTACCCGCTGGTGGCGGTGTGCATCGACAAGGACAAGAACAGCCAGAACGCGCTCAAGTACGCCACCGAGACGCTCGCCCACAAGGGCCAGACCATCGTCCTCGTCCATGTCAACACCAAGGGCACCTCAG GAGGGGTGGAGGACGCCGCCGGGTACAAGCAGCCGACGGACCCGCAGATGAAGGACCTCTTCCTCCCGTTCCGCTGCTTCTGCACCCGGAAAGAC ATCCAGTGCAAGGACGTGGTGCTGGACGACCACGACGTGGCCAAGTCGATCGTCGAgttcgccgcgcacgccgccatcGAGAAGCTCGTCGTCGGCGCCACCGCCAGGGGCGGCTTCGTCAG GTTCAAGGCGGAAATCTCCAGCACCATCTCCAAGACGGCGCCGGACTTCTGCACCGTGTACGTCGTGACCAAGGGCGGCAAGGTGAACTCGGTCCGGCAGGCCATCCGCCAGGCGCCGGCCGTGTCGCCGCTGCGGACCATGATCCAGGGCCCCAAGCCCGACCAGGTGCACGCGGCAGCGCAGAAatggacgccgccgcctccatcgagAG GTGATGTTGCCGCGACACCGATGATGCAAGACAATCCGATCAT GTCTCCGTTCGCGAGGTCGACAGGGCTGGGCGCGGGGTCGGCGCGGAAGCCGTTCCCGGAGTTCTCGCTGCCGGAGTCGTCGGACATATCGTTCATCGGCTCGGCCCCCCGGCGGAGCACGGAGCGGTACCCACTGTGCCCGCCGCGGCTGTCGAGCGGGTCGGAGGGCCTCGACCAGCACAGCTTCGAGGCGCGCACGCCCAGCCGGTGGGGCGACTCCTTCGGCAACGACAGCACGGCAGCGCACTCGCAGACCAGCACCTCCTCGTGGTGCTCCCAGCCCACG GACGACATGGAGGCTGAGATGAAGCGGCTGCGGCTGGAGCTGAAGCAGACCATGGACATGTACAGCACGGCGTGCAAGGAGGCGCTGAGCGCCAAGCAGAAGGCGATGGAGCTGCAGCGctggaaggtggaggaggagcagcggtCGCACGAGACGCGGCTGACGGAGGAGTCGGCCATGGCGCTGATCGAGCAGGAGAAGGCCAAGGCGCGGGCGGCcatcgaggcggcggaggcggcgcagcgGCTGGCGGACCTGGAGGCGCAGAAGCGTATCGGCGCGGAGATGAAGGCGCTCAAGGAGGCCGAGGAGCGGCTGCGTTCCATGGGCatgggcggcggggcgcgcgagTCCGTCCGCTACCGCAAGTACACCATCGAGGAGATCGAGCTCGGCACCGACCACTTCAACGAGGCCCGCAAGGTGGGCGAGGGCGGGTACGGCCCCGTGTACAAGGGCCACCTGGACCACACGCCCGTGGCCATCAAGATGCTCCGCCCGGACGCGGCGCAGGGGCGGTCGCAGTTCCAGCAGGAGGTGGAGGTGCTGAGCTGCATCCGCCACCCCAACATGGTGCTCCTCCTGGGCGCCTGCCCCGAGTACGGGTGCCTGGTGTACGAGTACATGGCCAACGGCAGCCTGGACGACTGCCTgttccggcgcggcggcgggccggtgATCCCGTGGCAGCACCGGTTCCGCATCGCGGCGGAGATCGCGACGGGCCTGCTGTTCCTGCACCAGGCCAAGCCGGAGCCGCTGGTGCACCGCGACCTCAAGCCCGGCAACATCCTCCTGGACCGCAACTACGTGAGCAAGATCAGCGACGTCGGGCTGGCGCGCCTGGTGCCGCCGTCCGTGGCCGACTCCGTGACGCAGTGCCACATGACCTCCGCCGCGGGCACCTTCTGCTACATCGACCCGGAGTACCAGCAGACGGGGATGCTGGGCGTCAAGTCGGACGTCTACTCGCTGGGCGTGATGCTGCTGCAGATCGTCACGGCGCGGCCGCCCATGGGGCTGACGCACCACGTGGGGCGCGCCCTGGAGCGAGGCACCTTCGCCGACCTGCTCGACCCGGCCGTCCACGACTGGCCCATGGAGGAGGCGCACCGCTTCGCCGAGGTCTCGCTCCGCTGCTGCGAGCTCCGGCGCAAGGACCGCCCCGACCTCGCCACCGTCGTGCTCCCGGAGCTCAACCGTCTCCGCGCCCTCGGCGAGGACAACATGGAGTACTGCAACCCcatgggcggccgcggcggcatgCACAGCTCCTCCGCCTTCCATAGCGGGCCCTACTCGAATCCACGACAC GATGGGGTGAGTGATCCATCGCTAGCGAGGCCGCACCACAGCTCCAACGGCAGCCAGGCGGCCATGCCGACACGGAGGCTCAACTACAACTGA
- the LOC120644400 gene encoding mitogen-activated protein kinase kinase 5-like, translating into MRPGGPPNSRALQPPQQPGTPGRSRRRPDLTLPLPQRDLTSLAVPLPLPLPPSSAPSSTSSSGAMSGPASLGAPTPPTSAGSAPPNPPPLCELERVRRIGSGAGGTVWMVRHRPTGRAYALKVLYGNHDDAVRRQITREIAILRTAEHPAVVRCHGMYEQAGELQILLEYMDGGSLEGHRIADEGFLAHVARQVLSGIAYLHRRHIVHRDIKPSNLLIDSGRRVKIADFGVGRILNQTMDPCNSSVGTIAYMSPERINTDLNDGAYDGYAGDIWSFGLSILEFYLGRFPLGENLGKQGDWAALMCAICYSDSPQAPRTASPDFKNFISLCLQKNPANRPSAMRLLQHPFVAQPQAQPQPLAAPPPS; encoded by the coding sequence ATGAGGCCGGGCGGGCCGCCCAACTCGCGGGcgctgcagccgccgcagcagccgggcACGCCGGGGCGGTCGCGCCGGCGCCCGGATCtcacgctgccgctgccgcagcgAGACCTGACCTCGCTCGcggtgccgctgccgctgccgctcccgCCGTCCTCGGCGCCGTCGTCCACGTCGTCGTCTGGGGCCATGTCGGggccggcgtcgctcggcgcgCCCACCCCGCCGACCTCGGCCGGCTCCGCGCCGCCgaacccgccgccgctgtgcgaGCTGGAGCGCGTGCGCCGCATCGGGAGCGGGGCCGGCGGGACGGTCTGGATGGTGCGCCACCGCCCCACGGGCCGCGCCTACGCGCTCAAGGTGCTCTACGGCAACCACGACGACGCCGTGCGGCGGCAGATCACGCGCGAGATCGCCATCCTCCGCACCGCCGAGCACCCGGCCGTCGTGCGCTGCCACGGCATGTACGAGCAGGCCGGCGAGCTCCAGATCCTGCTCGAGTACATGGACGGCGGCTCCCTCGAGGGCCACCGCATCGCCGACGAGGGCTTCCTCGCGCACGTGGCGCGCCAGGTGCTCTCCGGCATCGCCTACCTCCACCGGCGCCACATCGTGCACCGCGACATCAAGCCCTCCAACCTCCTGATCGACTCCGGCCGGCGCGTCAAGATCGCCGACTTCGGCGTGGGGCGCATCCTGAACCAGACCATGGACCCCTGCAACTCCTCCGTGGGCACCATAGCGTACATGAGCCCCGAGCGCATCAACACCGACCTCAACGACGGCGCCTACGACGGGTACGCCGGCGACATCTGGAGCTTCGGCCTCAGCATCCTCGAGTTCTACCTGGGCCGCTTCCCCCTCGGCGAGAACCTCGGCAAGCAGGGCGATTGGGCCGCGCTCATGTGCGCCATCTGCTACTCCGACTCGCCGCAGGCGCCGCGCACCGCCTCGCCGGACTTCAAGAACTTCATCAGCCTGTGCCTCCAGAAGAACCCGGCGAACCGGCCGTCCGCGATGCGGCTGCTGCAGCACCCGTTCGTGGCCCAGCCCCAGGCGCAGCCGCAGCCcctggccgccccgccgccgtcatGA